The Impatiens glandulifera chromosome 8, dImpGla2.1, whole genome shotgun sequence genome includes a window with the following:
- the LOC124912691 gene encoding F-box protein SKIP19-like has product MWPYSRSRLHFGRKKTSSSSTCLSGKEVVGTRNYFDKLPIDVLVAILQKVGTIDILLNVQLVCLLWCNICKDPVIWRSIDIHNIGKLCNLPDFLVTADDLPYDVHKMTQVAIDRSCGQLININLEYMGNDHILKYITDRKNKLKRLRFVWSFITDEGLSEAAKKMSSIEELHIIFGDIKHVSLETVGLNCPGLKSLTFKKLCLFTKTEYKEESDDEISLTRYEEDYDYDDGNDPNFVALSISRTMPQLQHLNLIGNGMTNEGLQAILDSCPRLESLDLRKCFRVDLRADLVLGKRCSSIKEFYHPDDSTDPKDDDFQSYDEADFDFPDNEDWRWTAFFGVYKCYGSGAKAVCGVSLARELDYELAHPFLSKSFVNGRHWIAPLDA; this is encoded by the exons ATGTGGCCTTACTCTCGTTCTCGTCTCCACTTCGGGAGGAAaaaaacttcatcttcttctactTGCCTATCGGGAAAAGAGGTAGTCGGGACTCGGAACTATTTTGACAAACTGCCAATAGATGTGTTGGTGGCGATTCTGCAAAAGGTTGGGACTATTGACATACTGTTGAATGTCCAGCTAGTATGCCTTCTATGGTGTAATATATGTAAAGATCCTGTAATCTGGAGATCCATTGACATACACAACATCGGCAAACTCTGCAACCTTCCCGATTTTCTAGTAACTGCCGATGACCTTCCTTATGATGTTCACAAAATGACCCAGGTAGCAATTGACCGGAGCTGTGGTCAATTGATTAATATCAACCTGGAATATATGGGAAATGACCACATCCTCAAGTATATTACTGACag GAAAAATAAGTTGAAGCGACTTCGCTTTGTATGGAGTTTCATTACAGACGAAGGATTAAGTGAAGCTGctaaaaagatgtcatctatAGAAGAACTTCATATTATTTTTGGGGACATCAAACATGTAAGTCTTGAAACTGTTGGTCTCAACTGCCCTGGTTTAAAATCACTCACATTTAAAAAACTATGTTTATTTACTAAAACCGAGTATAAGGAGGAGAGTGATGATGAAATTAGTTTAACAAGGTACGAGGAGGACTATGACTATGACGATGGAAATGATCCTAATTTTGTTGCACTTTCTATCTCAAGAACAATGCCTCAATTACAACACCTTAACCTTATTGGTAATGGAATGACAAATGAAGGCCTACAGGCTATACTAGACTCTTGTCCTCGTCTAGAATCACTTGATCTTAGGAAGTGCTTTAGAGTTGACCTGAGAGCTGATCTTGTGTTGGGCAAAAGATGTTCTTCCATAAAAGAATTTTACCACCCCGATGACTCTACTGATCCTAAGGATGATGATTTTCAATCTTATGATGAAGCTGATTTTGATTTCCCCGATAATGAAGATTGGCGATG GACTGCCTTTTTCGGGGTGTACAAGTGTTATGGGTCTGGGGCGAAAGCGGTCTGTGGAGTGTCTTTGGCTAGAGAATTGGACTATGAATTGGCTCATCCATTTCTGTCCAAGAGCTTTGTCAATGGAAGGCACTGGATTGCACCTTTAGATGCTTAA